GTGCGGTTTTCGGGTTGTTTCAATCGACTAGCTACATTATGGAAACTGACGAACTAGTAGCCCCCTTCAATTGTTCTGTCCATGTTTTTATACCAATTAATCGTTGCAGGGAGGTCGGGTATAACTATTGCGTAATATGGAATTAGAAGATAAATTTGTTAGTAAAGGTACGATCTTTGTCTTTCGCGTGCATTCCTTTCGTAAAGTCTGAAGCTTTTATCCATGGTGGTTTCGCGATGAATGTTTGGTAGTATTGGTTACATAACTTTAGTAGAAAATAGAAGAGGGAGAAGCTTCGTGGAAGAGTTCCTGGGACCCTGTCCATTGTAGCCTGGTGATATGTTGGATATAGCAAACGGTGTTGAACACGCTCTTCGGTACTTCATGTGTGACTTTCTATTGCCAGACACTTGGGTTGTTTTGAAGTTATTTTGAATTGCATTTGAAGTGTTGAACTTTTTCTATTCAAAAATAAAGTTTGTGCAGATGTAGATGTAGTGATGTACATCCGACACCCTATAAAACCTACCAGCTGAATTTTTGATTTCTTGCTTAAGGGTCCCCAGGGAAGGACAGATTTCTTGGACAAATGCATAGAGCTATTGTAAGTGGGACTAGATGTTCATTTCCTACAATATGTGAGATGATATTTTGACTTACATTATCGTCGATGGAGGGATTGTTAATAGTTGTTGAGTTAAGAGATTAGGAAGGTGCGCTAAGGAATGAGGTCTGAGAGGAGATGTTGTGTTTTGGATATTGTTGGCTAAATAAACAGAAATAAGCACAAACCGACTGAGATGTTGGAATGTACAGAATCTACTTCCCACAAAAAGGATTATTTtgtaaatgaaattttttatgcgCTGAAGGGAAATGAGAAGGATAAAACAGAATTTCACCACTTGATCTTGAGAGCTTTTTCTATCGCTTGTGCATTCTATCAcagtttttcctttttctcttatCCCTCCCTTATTATTGAGTTGTAGACTTGAAGTTCGTTGTTGCTTTGATATATGTGCctaaatttcattttcttttcgttattttattttccacaaTCCAGTTTCTGGTGTTCAAAGCCTCTCTTCCAGTGTGCAAAGCACTCCCGAGAAGAATGGGCATTCAGATGATGCTTCACAAAGTCCAGAGCTTCTTCAAGAGTTTCTGAAATCAGGTCCCAAGAAGGAACTGCTTAGAACTTGCTTTGAAAAGGACAAGAAAAACTTGAAttcatcaaaaaataaaatgactGAACCTTTGAAGACTACTAACAAGACGAGTAAGAAGCAGGATGCAAAGAAAGCTTCTTCTAGTCCAAATATTCTTCCTAAAAAACAAGGCAGAAAGGGGGAAAATCCTATGCGGCTCTCACCAGCTTCTGATCAGTCTCCAGAATTTGGATCTTCAAGCTCATGGATCTGTAAAAACTCTGCTTGTAGAGCTGTTCTATCCATAGATGACGCATTTTGCAGGAGGTGCTCTTGCTGTATATGTCATTTGTTTGATGACAACAAGGACCCTAGCCTTTGGTTAGTGTGCACATCTGAATCTGGTGGCGGAGATTCCTGTGGGTTGTCTTGTCACATTGAGTGCGCCCTTCAACGTGCAAAGGTGGGAGTTGTTGATCTCGGGCAATTGATGCAGCTAGATGGTAGTTATTGTTGCGCTTCCTGTGGTAAAGTTTCGGGGATACTGGGGTAAGTAATTTTCTTGCTTATTTGAAAACTCcaaatttatgtttttgagtttgaGAGTTCCTAAACAAGAAACTTTTTTGTATCCCATTTAATAATCTGTTTTCAGGTTTGTTCCTTATGTTTGCTATTCTGTACAAATTATCTTTGCCAAGCACTTTGGGcgaaagaaataaaagaaaaatccgGACACCACCCCGCAccaaaccaccaccaccaccaacaatctaaatcaaaaaaaaaatttagggagGAGTTATTGCATGTACACGTCTGTAATTTGCCTAATAGGTTTCTAGCCTCGAGCTGATGTTACTGCTGTCATTTGATTAATGCTAGCAGAAATTGGAAGAAGCAGCTCATTGTGGCAAAGGATGCTCGCCGTGTTGATGTACTTTGTTATAGGATATACTTGAGTTACAGACTCATGCATGGGACTTCAAAATTTAATGAACTACATGAAATTGTGAAAGAAGCAAAGTCTAAACTAGAGACAGAAGTTGGCCCAGTGAATGGCGTTTCTGCAAAGATGGCACGAGGAATAGTCAGCAGACTATCAATTGCTGGTGACGTGCTGAAACTCTGCTCCCTTGCAATTCAGAAAGCAGATGAATGGCTGGCCAGTGTTTCTAATGCGGATCCAAATTCCCGAGGTAGGAAACTGTACCACTTGGTCCTCTTTTCGCCTTTTACAGGCCATTGTTTATGCATGGACAACTGGAATGATTACATATTTTTTTCTGTCCCTCATTTGCAGAGGGTTCACTTCCTGCAGCTTGCAAGTTTATTTTTCAAGAAGTGGCATCATCCTCTGTTGTGATTATATTGATTGAATTGTCTAATGCATCGTCTGACGATATTAAGGGCTACAAGCTCTGGTATTACAAGAGTCGAGAAGAATCACACACAAAAGAGCCTAGTTGTATCTTTCCAAGATCTCAGAGAAGGATTTTGATATCCAATCTGCAGCCTTGCACAGAGTATACGTTTAGGATAATATCTTATACAGAGGCTGGTGACTTGGGTCACTCTGAGGCAAAGTGTTTCACCAAGAGTGTTGAGATAATTCACAGAAGCTCCATTTCACCAGTTTCCAGGAATCATACGAAAGAGAATCCGATCATCGAAGCAGATTCTAGTGCCAAGAGAGAGTCTGAAACTACAACAGCAGTTGGTCCTTCTTCTGAGTTTAAAGTTCGAGATCTTGGAAAGGTACTTCGTCTGGCTTGGGCTCAAGAGCAAGGCAACTCTGAGGGGTTTTGTAGTGCTGATAAAGAAACGTGGTGTGGAGTAAGCAGCACAATAAAAACTGAAACTCCACAAGAACCATTGCCTTCAGTTTCGCACAGGCTTGACTTAAATGTTGCTTCAATGCCCGATCTGAACGAAGAGCTAACCCCGCCATTTGAATCCTCCAGAGATGAAGACAATGGATACACTTTGCAGCATGCTGTTGAAGCAGATGATGATGCTGCCTCTCATGACCTAGTGAAGAATGGTTTAGCAAGATCACATGGTAGTGGTGATTCGCAGACCTGGACTCACGGGCCTAATGGAGATGTCCCAGCTGTTGATTCCCGGGCAGAAGTTGGCAGGAAGAGGGCAGCAAACACAAATGAAGAGATATATGATTGTGATAGCACACTAATAAACGGGCCACCGGCACATATTTCTAATGGTTCTTATTGCTTGGACGAGAACTTTGAGTACTGTGTGAAAATAATCCGGTGGCTGGAATGTGAGGGTCACATTACGCAGGAATTCAGGTTGAAATTGCTAACATGGTTTAGTTTGAGATCGACTGAGCAGGAGCGTAGGGTGGTCAATACCTTTATTCATACTATGATCGAGGATCCAAGTAGCTTGGCAGGACAGTTAGTTGACTCATTTTCAGATATCGTGTCCAACAAGAGGCCACGAAATGGATTCTGTAGTAAGCTGTGGCATTAAATAAGGGCGGGCGGAGGCAAGGCCAGGCATTCTGATAAGAAGTACTATCCGCTTCATATTGAATTACTCTTTCTCCTGAGATAAGTAGCCTCTGATTAATTTTGCCAGTCTTTGTACAGGCATTTTTTCCTTAGTCATTGTCACAAGTGATTTAATTTGTACCGCGGACAAGATTTGTCCGGCTAAAAGATTTCGGTCATTGATCTGGAAGAGACTCATTTTTCTTGGGAAGGAGATGCTCAGATGCAAGGTTTCTGGCTGTAGGTCGCATTTCATTCCCGAAGTTGTCGTAGTTACATTTGAAGCTGTAGAATTAATCATTGAAGATATAGTTATAAGCACTGCTGTCATTGTCTTCATAAAACTTACAGAAGGGTACATGAATTTAGCTTTATTTTCTGCTATTTTCTTacattttcattcttttattctATCTTCACCTTTTTATTCCATGATCTGGTATTTGGCAAATTAATGTGGTTGGTGATTCTTGCCTTGTAAGTAAGGTAAGATGGAAAGAAATGGGTACCATTGgaaatatttttgcttttattattttttcttctttaagaaattgatgctttaatttttaaaacaaaatttaaatttagatCGGCGGAGTACATGAACTTAGAGCGTATAAGAGCATGTACCTCTATAAGGAAATATGTTTTATTTTCAGTTGTATACGATCGTATGTGAAATGTTTCTCTCATCTTGTGTAAACAATGTGTGAGATTGGTTATAAATGATCATGAGTCTATTTCTCACCACGTGAAAAATCTCTCTTGCTTCAAGGTATTTTTCGACTCTCTCCTCAAATATCACTTGTATAGGAGAAAATAAGGGACTTGGTAGAGAATTATGGATAATCAGAAGTTTAATTGACAGTTAACTTGGAACAACATGTCATCCATAGTTCTAAGAACCATATTGGTGCCAAGTCAGCAAAAAAGGTAAACACGTCGTCGTGGATAACAAAATTAAATTCTGAATAAGATTACGAGATTGCATTTACAGATAGACACGCAGATGACTCAAATTTTGGAAACATGAGGTTcactttttaatatttattattattattatttatttaattatttattttttttatccccaccccaccccacccacaCCAGGCCTCGAACCTGGGACCTAATCTTCCCCAATCCCTTACCCACACCCTCATCAGCAGGCTATTCCTGGTGGCTTGAAACATGAGGTTCACACTTCACGCAGCCCACTCATCATcacttcctctttctctctcatcatcTCCACACATTTCttaatctctttctctctctaacaaaAACATGCAACTTCTTCATGTTCCTTCTTCGCTGTATCTCTCATTCCAAAACGTGAAATCACATGAAGATGCCGGTGAGTTGAAGACATCGATATGGAACTTGTGTGCGGGCGGACACACTGACTTGACTAACTAGCTTAACTCAAATTTGCCACGCTCGTTTTGATTGAGTTGAAGCACTTACTATGCTATGGTTTGGTGATTTGTTGCAGGATTACTATCTTCATATGAGAAGCCTCTTCAGTCTTCAACGGCTGTATTTTGTTCGCTTCAGCAACAAAGACCTGAAAGGTCCAAATGGGTTTCGCGCAGAGACTCTGTATTGAGCTCCTTCACTACTAAAGCTGCTTCTTTGGAAGGTAAAagcaccttctctctctctctctctaccttcTTTTTCAGCAACCCAGCAAGCAGCTTAAATTATAAGTGCTTATTCTAGACTAAACCCATTTTCCTAGATTGCACAACTCACTTTATTAGTGTGGCAATGGCATGTGCTAGTATTCATTTTGGGGccgttgggctactccccattaCTAACTAGTTTTATTGTGGAATCTCGACTTCGAGATTTAGTGAAAGAcagaaaatttaagaaaaacacTCTACAAGAATTTATCTTTTGAAATATTTAGCAGTTGAATTAGTAGCCCAAGTCCGGATAGCGTTCCTATTCAATTAGGAAAACTGCAATGAAGGTGACAACAACAATCCaaagttattatttttctatGATTATGAATAAAATTGGGAATTTTTCAAAGAACATCTATATTCATCTGATGATAttgttttctatttatttatgttttcctATTCCTTTTGTTCAGATGTAGTTGGTGCTGATGAAATTTTAAAGGTGGAAGCTGAGAAAGATGTACTCAAAGCGTTGTCTCAGATCATCGATCCAGACTTTGGGACGGACATTGTCTCGTGTGGATTTGTGAAAGATCTGGACATCAATGATGCTTCGGGAGAGGTCATTTAGAGCTTGCATGGGAAAATTTTCAGTGACAGACGTATAGAGCTTAATGTCCTTACCAAAATATATTGACCTTTTTGTCTCAGGTTTCATTTCGGTTAGAGCTCACTACACCGGCATGTCCAATAAAGGACATGGTAATTGAGACAATCACCGTTTTTTTATCATGAACTTGCATATGTTTGATATTGTAGATATGATTCATATTCCACTTGATATTCCCTACTAATGGAGTTATGTGATGCTTGGCATGGCAAGATGCAATTGCCATCAGTTTCATGATTTCGATCTTCTATGATTAATGGCAAAAATAAATTTGTTATCCTTTTTATAATAACATTTTAGGACCTAGCAAACATAACAAGCTTCGTTTGCGTTACAGTTTGAACAACAGGCAAATGAGGTGGTGAACGCACTTCCTTGGGTTAAGAGTGTCAGTGTGACTATGTCAGCGCAGCCAGCGAAACCAATTTATGCTGGCCAACTTCCGGCAGGGTTACAGACTATTTCAAATATTATAGCAGTTTCTAGTTGTAAGGTAGAATCTGTACTTTGTTTTCGGTTCTTTTCTGTTGAATGTGACTTGCGCTCTACATGGTTCGGTTCAATTCttaggatttgattattgtttgtAACATTTTAAATTCAGGGAGCCATATCTTTTAGCTTGAATTTCCGTCTCTTCTAGTTAGGAGAATTGCTCTTTCTGACTGAACTAGTAATAACTATGGAATCTCCATGGATATCGACTAGCGGAGTAAAGAAATACATAAAATTACCATTGTCCTCATGCTTCACTTGCAAAGAATTTGTGATTCTCAAGGTTTTTCTTCTTGAAAGGAAAAGCTAAGAAAAGTGTATATAAGCAATTTACATTTGGTGGAAAGTTTCTACCATCAGTGTAGACTGCTAATTCTGTACCCTTTTTCTGCTGTTTGTGAAATGTGTGCAGGGAGGTGTGGGAAAATCAACCGTAGCGGTAAACTTGGCATACACTTTGGCTGGCATGGGTGCTAGGGTTGGTATATTTGATGCTGATGTCTATGGTCCAAGTTTACCGACAATGGTCTCCCCTGAGAACCGAATACTAGTGATGGTAATATCAGAAAATTTAGCAGAATTTTTCTCGTATTTAGTAAGGTGCTGCAGTTCTGACAGTTTCAAAACATCCTCTAGAACGCAGAGACGAAAACGATAATTCCTACAGAATACTTGGGAGTGAAATTGGTGTCTTTTGGATTTGCCGGGCAAGGGCGTGCCATAATGCGAGGCCCTATGGTTTCTGGTGTCATCAACCAACTTCTAACTACAACTGAGTGGTATGATATGCTTCTGTACACGAAACTCCGCCATTATCGTTAAGTATGATTCTCATGTCATCTTCTAATCCCGAATATTTCATTATGTAGGGGAGAGCTGGATTACCTTGTTATTGACATGCCTCCTGGAACTGGTGATATTCAGCTTACGTTGTGCCAGGTCCTGCTTTTTTGTCTCGGTTATTGTCGCTCTGTATTTAGTTTATGAAGTATGTCTATGTGGATGCTCTGCACGAATATTTTTTACTTCAAGGTTTCTACGTTTTAATACAGACAAAGTTGGTTTTGCAGGTTGTTCCATTAACTGCTGCTGTTATCGTTACCACCCCTCAAAAGCTAGCTTTTATTGATGTTGCAAAAGGAGTTCGCATGTTTTCAAAGCTTAAGGTGTGTATTTCCACCACACAATCAACCGTTACTGCGAAGTACTTTTCAATACCATGTAACCAATAATTTGTTCTAAGTTAACATTGTTCCAAAAGGACGAAGGTGTGATTATTTCTTTCTCGACGTTCTTACTTTCGTTTTCACCATTCAGGTACCGTGTGTTGCTGTAGTCGAGAATATGAGCCATTTTGAAGCTGATGGGAAACGCTATTACCCATTTGGTAAAGGATCAGGCTCTCAGGCAAGCTCACTATTGAAGAATTCACTTCCTTTCTCAACATCTGGATAATCTTAGTGCAGGCAATTTGTGCACTACCAGTAAAATTTCATGTCCATTGTATTTGAAATAGAATAGTTTGATCCGCTGCAGGTTGTGCAGCAGTTTGGTATCCCGAATCTGTTTGATCTTCCCATTAGACCAACTGTAAGTCCTCTGTCTTCCGTCAATGTTTGATATGTCCTGCGCAGGAAcgtattttaaattttgataacaTTTATCTGGCAGCTATCTGCTTCCGGAGATAGTGGAACGCCCGAAGTGGTAGCTGATCCCCTAGGTGAAGTTTCGAAGACATTTCAGGATCTCGGGATATGTGTCGTGCAACAGTGTGCTAAGATTCGCCAACaaggtactatattgaaatttttataCAAGGTTATTCtactttcaaaattttgaaatcaaaATGTTGTGGTGATGGTTTTGTGTTCCGCAAAAGTTTAGAGGCTTGCAATTTACTCGCTGTTCGAACATATGTTGagtttgttaattttcttttacaGTGTCAACAGCTGTGATGTACGATAAATCTATCAAGGCAATAAGAGTGAAGGTACCGGATTCAGATGAAGAATTTCTTCTCCATCCTGCAACTGTGAGGCGGAATGACCGCTCTGCACAAAGTGTGGTACGTGGTGGTTTATTTTCGAAGCATCTTTGTTGTCAAAGTATTGCTGCTACATAATATGCAGATTATGTGCATATATGACATTTCACCCATCAGTATCATTCTTCCATCTTTCCACATCAGTAATAACTACGTTCTAAATCACGGGGAAGTAGTAATCCGGCTATCAAATTCTCACATAAATTTAGTAGATCCGATGGATTAATCAGATTGACAAAGACTATGAAGAGGCTAATTGATGGGGTAAGATGGTAGAAGTTACTAGACTCTTTGTAGGACCTTTGGTAGAAAAGAAAGGCTTCGACAAATCTTCCTTTAGTGTTGAGTTTTGATTATTGATGTCATAATTTCCAAATAATCTACATGCCTGACTTAATATTTCGCCCTTCGAATTTTGTGCAAAATCAGGATGAGTGGACGGGGGAGCAAAAGTTGCAGTTTGATGATGTTCCAGAAGACATCGAACCTGAAGAGATTCGGCCTATGGGGAATTATGCCGTTTCAATAACGTGGCCAGACGGATTTAGTCAGGTAAAAAAGGTGGTATTGTGAATGATTTTATTGCTGGCTTACTTTGCAAAGTTTTTGACATGGACCGGCATGATGCAAAAGGTAAGTGTCAACTTCATGAAAATCATGACAACCTAACTCCTTTTGACTGAAATGCAAAAGCATGCCAAATTTCTACAAGTAATGTGAATTGAAATTGCGAAAATGTTACGAAAATAGGATTTCTCCAACGATTGAACATCAAAAACCATTAACTGGTGCCGTAGCAGTAAAATAATGAATTGAGTGCATGCACAGTAGGTACATCCATAATTGCACCTCACAAGATATGATCATTGGTCTTCTATTGCAATTTGTTATGATCAATGTATGAATTTTCTACGTTACGGCACAGATTGCGCCCTACGATCAGTTGCAGACAATCGAGCGGCTAGTTGATGTTCCTCGGCTAGTTCCGTCCCAGGCAAGTTACCATTCTTACCATAATTTTTCACTGCATCAGCCTTAAATGGTAATAATATTAATGCTGTTTTTTACCTTCCCTAATACAGGTTTGATTGCTTCAAGTGATTATTAATGGATTATACGGTTTCACGGATCCTTTACACAGTTACTAGTTTTTACTGTAAAATTAGGCTGGAGTTGTGAAGTTCCTGGATTCAGGGCATGTACGTATGAGACCATTCCAATAATAATATTCACTTTCTCATCCTCTTCAATTCCCTTGACTCTTGAGTGCACGTCCGGTCCGCCATGCATGTATGTCATACATTGTTGAACATGAGAATTTTATATTGATGATTCTTAGCAAATTGTATCATTCATACCGCATTTTCATATCTAGCTTTCCAACCAGATAATTTTTCAACATATATATGACTTGCAGCTGCaaaaatctttgttttttttatccttttttcaACTGCTACAAGAAAACTGGGACAGCCCAAAGCCATTCACAAACCAAAATGGACGCGCCTATACCTGTTACGTGAAACAAGTGTCTCATATATAAGCTCATGTGCCACTAACGTGATATATTGAATTTTTCGCCTGTACCCCATTACGTGAAACAAGCGTCTCACATATAGGCTCATGTGCCACTCACTTGATAAATTGAAAATAAGGATTTTGAAACTCCCATGAATAGCGCATGAGCTTATACTTGACACACCTGTTTCACATCTCACCTACACATGAGATATTACGATAGCAGTATTCCAAACGAATCATGCCCCTACCATGTGTTTTAACTCTTCTACAAGACAACGCACAATACTGCATGATGAAATATCGTCATTTGTGGCATCTTCTACCAGCCGCAAAGTTAATGCAAAGCAAAGGACAACTGACCAGACATCATAGCAGTGAGAACTCAATTCAAAAACATTAAGCAGCCGTGAAACAATTCTCAAACGGTCTGCTGGTTATTGCATATTAGGAGCCGTCCAATTAATGAGCATATCTGCACAGAAaagatattttcccagaaagtgttttaatTTCACAAGGAACTATAACACTGCAtttagataaacaaatttaaaattattaaggaattctaaaataataaaatttgaaatgataattttattttgtagaatTCATGAATTTTATTGTTTGGTTAAGTTAAAAGAATAAAATCTAATACGGAATTTAATGTGTGTACAAAGTTACTAAAATATAAATGAGAGATATTAGTTAAGAAATGTACTAGTAATAGTGGTGAAGACAATGGTGATGATGGTGGGTGGTGATGGCGACGGTGATGACGATAGATAGTGACGACAATAGCGACGGAAGAGACAGCGGTATGTGATGGTGACGGCAGCCGTGATAGTGATATGATAGGTGGTGGTGGTCGTGTAAATGTCTTTGCTCAACTTTTTTGTATTGGGACCTAATTGCCTCCAGTCTCCCACTTAGCTTTTAATTTTCACACTAACCTTTTGTCATTTTGTAACAGTCAATGTTCTTCCTTTGAATGTGTTTTGAATTTAATGGCAACTGCAATAAAAAGGAGTTTGCTCTTGCAGGATGTAAACCATTGCTTAAACTTGATCATGTATACCTTTTGAAACTTTTTTCATGACAAGTTGTATCTTAATGCAGTTGTAGCCGTTAGATTGTTAAGTTCACCTTTTATTATTAGGGCTTGGTCTGTCTAGGACGATTCAAACAACGGGATCGTGTTTAATGCAAAATCATACTGTACATGAACCCATGAGTATATTCTTGCCCTTTTACATAAACATTATCGCATGCGACTTTTTTTTTTCGCAATAACTAGTTAAATGAA
Above is a window of Malus sylvestris chromosome 15, drMalSylv7.2, whole genome shotgun sequence DNA encoding:
- the LOC126603563 gene encoding VIN3-like protein 1 isoform X1; the encoded protein is MELEDKFVSKVSGVQSLSSSVQSTPEKNGHSDDASQSPELLQEFLKSGPKKELLRTCFEKDKKNLNSSKNKMTEPLKTTNKTSKKQDAKKASSSPNILPKKQGRKGENPMRLSPASDQSPEFGSSSSWICKNSACRAVLSIDDAFCRRCSCCICHLFDDNKDPSLWLVCTSESGGGDSCGLSCHIECALQRAKVGVVDLGQLMQLDGSYCCASCGKVSGILGNWKKQLIVAKDARRVDVLCYRIYLSYRLMHGTSKFNELHEIVKEAKSKLETEVGPVNGVSAKMARGIVSRLSIAGDVLKLCSLAIQKADEWLASVSNADPNSREGSLPAACKFIFQEVASSSVVIILIELSNASSDDIKGYKLWYYKSREESHTKEPSCIFPRSQRRILISNLQPCTEYTFRIISYTEAGDLGHSEAKCFTKSVEIIHRSSISPVSRNHTKENPIIEADSSAKRESETTTAVGPSSEFKVRDLGKVLRLAWAQEQGNSEGFCSADKETWCGVSSTIKTETPQEPLPSVSHRLDLNVASMPDLNEELTPPFESSRDEDNGYTLQHAVEADDDAASHDLVKNGLARSHGSGDSQTWTHGPNGDVPAVDSRAEVGRKRAANTNEEIYDCDSTLINGPPAHISNGSYCLDENFEYCVKIIRWLECEGHITQEFRLKLLTWFSLRSTEQERRVVNTFIHTMIEDPSSLAGQLVDSFSDIVSNKRPRNGFCSKLWH
- the LOC126603563 gene encoding VIN3-like protein 1 isoform X2, translated to MTEPLKTTNKTSKKQDAKKASSSPNILPKKQGRKGENPMRLSPASDQSPEFGSSSSWICKNSACRAVLSIDDAFCRRCSCCICHLFDDNKDPSLWLVCTSESGGGDSCGLSCHIECALQRAKVGVVDLGQLMQLDGSYCCASCGKVSGILGNWKKQLIVAKDARRVDVLCYRIYLSYRLMHGTSKFNELHEIVKEAKSKLETEVGPVNGVSAKMARGIVSRLSIAGDVLKLCSLAIQKADEWLASVSNADPNSREGSLPAACKFIFQEVASSSVVIILIELSNASSDDIKGYKLWYYKSREESHTKEPSCIFPRSQRRILISNLQPCTEYTFRIISYTEAGDLGHSEAKCFTKSVEIIHRSSISPVSRNHTKENPIIEADSSAKRESETTTAVGPSSEFKVRDLGKVLRLAWAQEQGNSEGFCSADKETWCGVSSTIKTETPQEPLPSVSHRLDLNVASMPDLNEELTPPFESSRDEDNGYTLQHAVEADDDAASHDLVKNGLARSHGSGDSQTWTHGPNGDVPAVDSRAEVGRKRAANTNEEIYDCDSTLINGPPAHISNGSYCLDENFEYCVKIIRWLECEGHITQEFRLKLLTWFSLRSTEQERRVVNTFIHTMIEDPSSLAGQLVDSFSDIVSNKRPRNGFCSKLWH
- the LOC126603564 gene encoding fe-S cluster assembly factor HCF101, chloroplastic, producing the protein MQLLHVPSSLYLSFQNVKSHEDAGLLSSYEKPLQSSTAVFCSLQQQRPERSKWVSRRDSVLSSFTTKAASLEDVVGADEILKVEAEKDVLKALSQIIDPDFGTDIVSCGFVKDLDINDASGEVSFRLELTTPACPIKDMFEQQANEVVNALPWVKSVSVTMSAQPAKPIYAGQLPAGLQTISNIIAVSSCKGGVGKSTVAVNLAYTLAGMGARVGIFDADVYGPSLPTMVSPENRILVMNAETKTIIPTEYLGVKLVSFGFAGQGRAIMRGPMVSGVINQLLTTTEWGELDYLVIDMPPGTGDIQLTLCQVVPLTAAVIVTTPQKLAFIDVAKGVRMFSKLKVPCVAVVENMSHFEADGKRYYPFGKGSGSQVVQQFGIPNLFDLPIRPTLSASGDSGTPEVVADPLGEVSKTFQDLGICVVQQCAKIRQQVSTAVMYDKSIKAIRVKVPDSDEEFLLHPATVRRNDRSAQSVDEWTGEQKLQFDDVPEDIEPEEIRPMGNYAVSITWPDGFSQIAPYDQLQTIERLVDVPRLVPSQV